In Pelmatolapia mariae isolate MD_Pm_ZW linkage group LG8, Pm_UMD_F_2, whole genome shotgun sequence, one genomic interval encodes:
- the desi1b gene encoding desumoylating isopeptidase 1b: protein MDQTDSYPVKLYVYDLSRGMARQLSASMLGRHIDGIWHTGVVVHGKEHYFGGSTGITNCPPGGTLLGPPDSVVDMGSTEVPEDLFKEYLTSLGESKYRGANYNLFENNCNTFSSEVAQFLTGRKIPSYITDLPSDILATPFGQALRPFLDSMVINPGGNNLAGQ from the exons ATGGACCAAACTGATTCTTATCCAGTGAAACTTTACGTATATGACCTGTCCAGAGGGATGGCCCGTCAGCTGAGTGCTTCCATGCTGG GGAGACATATTGATGGGATATG GCACACGGGTGTTGTGGTCCACGGGAAAGAGCACTACTTTGGTGGATCAACAGGCATCACCAATTGTCCACCT GGAGGCACCCTGTTGGGTCCTCCTGATTCTGTAGTAGACATGGGCTCCACTGAAGTGCCCGAAGACCTCTTTAAGGAGTATTTAACTTCACTGGGAGAGTCCAAGTACAG AGGTGCCAATTACAACTTATTTGAGAACAACTGCAACACTTTCAGCAGTGAAGTAGCTCAATTCCTGACAGGCAGAAAGATCCCATCGTACATCACAGACCTTCCATCTGACATCCTCGCCAC ACCATTTGGCCAGGCTCTCCGTCCCTTCTTGGATTCCATGGTCATAAATCCTGGAGGCAACAACCTGGCTGGGCAATGA